TCAGTGCAGCAATGACCAAATGTATAAAGTATGCATTCCTTACAAGCGGATTATAAAGATTATCTGTAAATAGAGAAAATCCCGCATTATTAAAGGCCGATACCGAATGGAACATAGAATAATAAACCTGCTGCATCCATGATGAAAAATGAATATCAGGGCTCCAAAGAAAAAATATTAAAAGTGTTCCTATCAATTCTATTCCTGCGCTGAAAAATATGATCCTTCTGAGTAATCCTTTTGTTTCATATAAATTTTCTGCACCAAGGAATGAACTTATTATGGATTGTTGTTTCACTCCCTGCGATTTCCTGGCAAAATATGCAAAGAAAGCAGCAAATGACAAAATGCTGATGCCCCCCATTTGAATAAGTAGCATGATAACTATTTGTCCTTTAAAAGTAAAAAAGGTTGCCGTATCAACAACGATAAGCCCTGTAACACAGCTTGCACTGGTAGATGTAAAAAGAGCATCAAGAAAAGGCATGCTTTTGCCTGATGCAGACATCTCGGGCAACATTAATAAACCTGCACCTCCCATTATCAGAATAAAAAATGAGAGGACAAACATATTTGTAGGACCAATATGCAATGCAGAAAAACTAGAACTGGCTTTTCCTGTCTCAATTAGAATCAATATCAATAAAAGTAGTTGAATATACAGCGGGTGAATATTTATTTGAGGATAATAATTAACTATAATTCCCTGTATCATCAGGAAAAGCAGGAACATCGCTTCAACCCAGCTTGATTTAAAAAAATTAAAAGGCTCAAAATGATAAAAAAGATTTATATAATAACTGAAGAAATAAAATATGAATAAACCTTTAATTATTTTAAGAAGGATGATTTTTGTTTCAGGTAAAATAGGAAAACCATAATACTGAATTAGAATATATGCTGCAACAATAAGCCCAAGCCCTCTAAATATCCTGAGAGTTCGGATAACCGTTTTTTTGCTGTTGTATATAGCAATATTTATTTTTTCTCTGATATCGGGCCAGGAAAACATAGTTTATCTTTCCATTTGTAATGCTTCTTTGAGCAGTTTTTCTTTATTTACCGGAACTACACCCACATATTCACAAACCAACCCTCCTGCCAGGTTTGAAATAGATGCAATAATTTCAGGTTCCTGTTTTAATGCTAGACAAAGACTGGCTACAGAAATCACAGTATCACCTGCACCCGAAACATCAGCAATGTTGCGTATATGTGCCGGGATTAATTTTTTAAAAATGGTTTTACCAACTGCTTTATCTTTTACGCTTATGTACATTCCTGCATCTGATAGTGTAACCATTATCATCTCTATATTATTATTTTTGTGAAGAACTTCAACAGCATTATCTATTTCGGATTGTGATTTTATTATATCACTTTTCGTTCCTTCCTTCAGTTCCTTTAAATTTGGTTTGAAAAGGGTGATGTTCTTATACTCGTTAAAATTTTTCCTTTTTGGATCGGCAATTACAGGTATTGAATGTTCTTTGGCTGTTTTAACTGTTTCCTGAATAACTTTAGCAGTAATTACACCTTTGTCGTAATCTTCAAAAATAATGGCATTTATTTTATTATTTTTTATAATATCACGAATACTTTTTATTAATTTTTCTTCATCTTTTTCAGAAATATTATTCTCTGTTTCTTCGTCAACCCTTAACATTTGAGCATTATTACCTATAACACGGAATTTTGTAGTAGTTACCCTATCATCACAAGCAATAATTCCTTTCCCTGTCAGATGAAGCGATTCCAGCATTTCATAAAAATCATTTCCTTTCTGATCGGTTCCTACAACACTGCAAAGTATAGGAGTAGCTCCTAGTGAGAGCAAGTTAAGTGCAACATTGGCAGCGCCACCCAACCTGTTTTCTCTTTTATTTACTGACACTATTGGAACCGGTGCTTCCGGCGATATTCTTTCAACCTTTCCCCACAAATAAGAATCAATCATCACATCTCCAATTACCATTATAGTTTGTGAAGAAAAATTATTAAAAAGTTCGTTTATTTTATTATTTGTAATATCCATTTATAATTTGCTTTTATATTTTTCTGTATAAATAATTTATACTTGTATTCTAAATTTAAGTTTTATTTACTGTGAAAGCTTGCAAAATTATAAAAATCAACTGAATTAAAGAGAAAAAGCCTGAAAAATTCAGGCTTTAAAACTATAATTTATGTTAGATAACAGAACTGGATTGTCCCAATTACTTTTTATGCGGACACTGAGACTGCCCCTCTCCATGTTTACTGCATTTCGAAGGATCGCATTTTTCATTTTTTTTGCAGCAAGGCATATCACCTTTCATTTTGCATTTCATTTTACAAGAATCGTTCATCATGGTTGAATCCATCATCAATGAATCGCATGGCATATGACAGGATCTGAATTTAAACTCCTGACATTTCATTTCATTTTTTATGCAATTCCTGTTAATGAAATGAAAACATTTTCTGGCGCCAAAAAAAACACCTGAGATCACAAATATAACAGCAATCCCGGTTAGGATTCCTCCACGCATTGTCAGCTTATTATTTTTATTAACAATTCCATTTATTAATAAAATAACACCTATTAAACCTAGCAATGCCGCAACAATTGCAAGGATAAAAAATACGATAAATGCTGTGCTCATAATTTTTATGTTTAGTTAAACATTAATAATCAGCAAATTTAATAAAAAATAAATTAATGACAAAACCTAATAATTTTTAGATTAGCCTTAAAAAAAATTTTGATAGAAATTAAAAAAATTATTTAAGCTCTGATAATGCTTGTTTAATTCTTCTTATAGCTTCAACTAATAATTCATTAGAAGTAGCATAAGAAATACGTAAGCAGTTCGGGTCGCCAAACGCATTTCCGGGAACCAGCGCTACATAAACTTTATTCAGTATATAATCACACAATTCTGGTGCATTATGTATAGTAACCTTACCGTCAGTTTTGCCAAAATAATATGATATATCAGGAAAAACATAAAAAGCGCCCTGTGGATTATTTGTCTTCATTCCGGGGATTTCATTCAACAGGTTCACAACCAGGTCGCGTCTTTCATGAAACGCTTTAAGCATTATTTTTACTGATGACAGGTCGCCTGAAATAGCTGCCAGCGAGGCTTTCTGAGCAATAGAGCAAGCACCGGAAGTAATTTGCCCCTGAAGTTTATTGCATGCTTTGGCAATTTCGATAGGAGCTGCTAAATATCCTATTCTCCAGCCGGTCATAGCAAATGCCTTTGAAACACCGTTAATAATAATTACCCTGTCCCTGATATTTTCAAATTGAGCAATTGACTCGTGTTTGCCACTAAAATTAATATGTTCATAAATCTCATCGGATAAAACATACACATGATCGTGCAATGTAAACACATCAGCTAAAGCTTTCAATTCTTTTTTGGTATATACCGAACCTGTAGGATTGCAGGGCGAGCTGAAAATAAATAGTTTTGTATTTGGAGTGATCGCTTTTTGTAATTGCTCGGGTGTAATTTTAAAATCATGTTTAATATCTGCTCTCACGTATATTGGCTTAGCTTCGGCCAGTTTTATCACTTCCTTATATGAAACCCAATAAGGCGCAGGAATAATAACTTCATCGCCCGGGTTAAGTAGACTCATAACAACATTTGCAATAGATTGTTTTGCACCTGTTGATACTACAATATTATCCGGTTTGAAATCGAGGTCATTATCACGTTTTAATTTCTGACAGATAGCCTCTCTTAGTTCAGGATAACCGTTAACAGGAGGATAAAATGTAAAATTTTTATCAATTGCATCTTTTGCTGCTTGTTTGATATGATCGGGTGTGTTGAAATCAGGTTCCCCAAGGCTTAATGAGATAACATCAATTCCCTGCGCTCTGAGCTCCCTGCTCATCCTAGCCATTGCTAAGGTTTCCGATTCCGAAAGATTGTTTATTCTTTCTGCAATTGTTGCCATGATTGTATCTTGTAAATTACTATTTTTCATTATATGTATAAATTTTAATATTTCATACAAAACAAAGGTAGAAATTTATACATGAATAACGTAATTTTTTTTAATGTATTTTTAACAATAAATTTTAGATATTTGCATTTTTATTAATAATATCTAAATCTTTTTAGATAAAAAAACTTTTTAATCATGAACGAACTACTTGATATATTGAAATATGTATTACCATCACTTATTGTTTTGGCTACATCATACTACCTGTTGAAAATTTTTCTGGAAAATGAACAAAAGAAAAGAAGTGTAGATATTAAAATGGCCGGTTATAAAATTATTACACCTATCCGGTTGCAGGCTTATGAAAGGCTTGTTCTTTTTCTAGAGCGCATTTCACCGGAAAGCCTTGTTATGAGGGTTCACAAGACCGATTTAACAGCCATACAGATGCAAGCACTTTTATTGCAGAACGTACGCGAAGAATTTGAACACAATCTGTCTCAGCAGGTTTACGTTTCCTCACAAGCATGGGAACTTATTAAAACAGCAAAGGAAGATACAATCAAATTAATCAATACTGCTTCAACTAAAATAAATGATAATGCAACTTCTACGGAACTAAGCCAGAAAGTATTTGAATTATCATTAACAGAAAACAGATCGGTAACTAAATCGGCACTGGAATTTTTGAAAAATGAAATTCGATTATTATTTTAATCTTCACTTCCATTAAAATCTTCGTTGTTATTGTTTTCGAAACTCTTCTTTTTCTCTTTAGATTGTTTCATGCTTCCCACTTTATATGTAAAGCCTAAGAATATTCCTCTTGAGTCTCTTCCACGCTTCATATCTATCGTGTAATTTGTTCCACTGCGTTTCATATTGAATTGCTGGGTATTGAAAATATCACTAAACCTTAAAGAAATACTTGCTTTCTTTTTGAGTATATCTTTTTTCATGGCAAGGTCGGCAAAATACATTGCCTGCATTGTTCCCTGCAATTGAATCATTGGCGCACGATAATTCCCCATTACCTGGATATCGAGATTTTTCAAAACGGTTACAGTGGAATTCAGTTTTGCTGTCCAGCTATAATTGCTGTTGGTAAGCTCTTCACCTTCTTCAG
The nucleotide sequence above comes from Bacteroidales bacterium. Encoded proteins:
- a CDS encoding potassium transporter TrkG translates to MFSWPDIREKINIAIYNSKKTVIRTLRIFRGLGLIVAAYILIQYYGFPILPETKIILLKIIKGLFIFYFFSYYINLFYHFEPFNFFKSSWVEAMFLLFLMIQGIIVNYYPQINIHPLYIQLLLLILILIETGKASSSFSALHIGPTNMFVLSFFILIMGGAGLLMLPEMSASGKSMPFLDALFTSTSASCVTGLIVVDTATFFTFKGQIVIMLLIQMGGISILSFAAFFAYFARKSQGVKQQSIISSFLGAENLYETKGLLRRIIFFSAGIELIGTLLIFFLWSPDIHFSSWMQQVYYSMFHSVSAFNNAGFSLFTDNLYNPLVRNAYFIHLVIAALIFLGGIGFASLTDMFSVKNLRERLKHPWKQIAVGTKIAVYTSFGLIILGTIVFYLLEKNNTLAGKNAFECFVISLFQSVTPRTAGFNTVDYSRLGMPILFFMLFLMFVGASSGSTGGGIKTSTFAIVLSTVWSTIRGKKNVEMFRHTVTADLFKKALAILFFAVTVTFTGSLLLMITEPDILPIQILFEDISAFGTVGLSTGITPFMSDAGKLILILTMFIGRTGPLTLAFAMTMRQGSAKYRYSTANILVG
- a CDS encoding pyridoxal phosphate-dependent aminotransferase, giving the protein MATIAERINNLSESETLAMARMSRELRAQGIDVISLSLGEPDFNTPDHIKQAAKDAIDKNFTFYPPVNGYPELREAICQKLKRDNDLDFKPDNIVVSTGAKQSIANVVMSLLNPGDEVIIPAPYWVSYKEVIKLAEAKPIYVRADIKHDFKITPEQLQKAITPNTKLFIFSSPCNPTGSVYTKKELKALADVFTLHDHVYVLSDEIYEHINFSGKHESIAQFENIRDRVIIINGVSKAFAMTGWRIGYLAAPIEIAKACNKLQGQITSGACSIAQKASLAAISGDLSSVKIMLKAFHERRDLVVNLLNEIPGMKTNNPQGAFYVFPDISYYFGKTDGKVTIHNAPELCDYILNKVYVALVPGNAFGDPNCLRISYATSNELLVEAIRRIKQALSELK
- a CDS encoding bifunctional ADP-heptose synthase; this translates as MDITNNKINELFNNFSSQTIMVIGDVMIDSYLWGKVERISPEAPVPIVSVNKRENRLGGAANVALNLLSLGATPILCSVVGTDQKGNDFYEMLESLHLTGKGIIACDDRVTTTKFRVIGNNAQMLRVDEETENNISEKDEEKLIKSIRDIIKNNKINAIIFEDYDKGVITAKVIQETVKTAKEHSIPVIADPKRKNFNEYKNITLFKPNLKELKEGTKSDIIKSQSEIDNAVEVLHKNNNIEMIMVTLSDAGMYISVKDKAVGKTIFKKLIPAHIRNIADVSGAGDTVISVASLCLALKQEPEIIASISNLAGGLVCEYVGVVPVNKEKLLKEALQMER